In the genome of Arachis stenosperma cultivar V10309 chromosome 2, arast.V10309.gnm1.PFL2, whole genome shotgun sequence, the window ATTGCTTCCTTCTttgtataaatataaataaaatggAAGAAATATACTCTaggaatataaaattttaattccaATCACATAATGATGTCTTGGGGGtgcttaattaatttaattgtcATAACTTTAATCAAAGTTATTCGGGTATAATTTGTTGGGTTCTTAAATTATTGTTTTGTTGCATGATGATTACATATTATACTACTAAAACCATGATTTCATTTCATGCAACTGTTTCCTAAGATTAATTTTATTGGCACTGTTACCTCTGAATTTTGGTCGTTCTGGTAGTTATATATTATGAATGTCTCTAGAGCTATATATATTGGACTTGTACCTTCACTCTGTCAATGTCAATGCCAACTTTAGAGTAGAGAGTAGATGCATCAACTCTGATTTAACCACCATGTATCTTAACCGTTAAGCATATACAAATTACATTTTTAGTGTTGTTtgttatttattcatttatttattttcttgagGTAGCTATAATATTAATCTAATTGGACATGTTCTTCAGATTTCTAGGGTACATCAAACATGTCATCAGCTCCACCATGGCTCTATCTATTCAGAAATCTTTGGCGCCGCTCCACCACTGCCCTTCTCCGGACTTTGCATGACATATCGCTTGATGTGAGATCTCCTTGtcattttgttaaaattttaaaaacagaTTGTCCAAATTCCTTATAGACTAAGATGAAAAAAATGTATTATATCTTATGTTGCTAGACACGTATTTTAACAATTTCTTTTCAGTAATTCTTCCTTTCCAAATATTTATAGCCTCTATTGTCTACAACAATCGACAAAGAAGCATGGAGCAATCATTCTATCATGCATTTAACTACATTTAACTACTAGACAATAAACATTGGCCACTGCACATTAGTTGCTTCCATTATGCCACATATTTGAATATATTTTGGTTATCTCTGTCCCTTTCCAAATAGTCCGTTGCAATGAGATGTTCAATGCGTTTCTTGATTGTTTCGATTTCAGGCTGCAAATCAAATACCAACATTTGCAAATTAAGATAATACTTGAAACCAGAAAATAATTCAGCCAATACAAACTCACTCAAATTAGGAGATGCATGCATATTGCTATACCTTGAACAAGGGGCTTAACATCTTGACACACTCCGAAAGCAGTTGCTTATAGCCCAAAACCTTCCCGCTCTTCATAATGCGCACAATTGCAGCGTCAATGGTATACTGCCTATCCTTGTCGAGATCTTCAACCATCTTCCTTTTGTCCTCATGCTGTGTAATGGGGATCTACAATAAAAAGACAACATGTCTTGTTATGTTTTGACAACAAAGAAAACTGAAACAATGAAAACTAGCTATGAGATTGCAAATCAAATGTGGCCTATGGATAAAACTAAGAACAAACCTTGATCCTCCTCATTTTGTCAGTAAATTTAGAGTTGTACTGAAAGATGTCATTTGGAGATATAGATTTTGTGTTGGGCTCCTTGTTAAGTATCTTATACTTCGAACAGGACAGCGAGTGGAGTAATCTACCGGCATCTTCGTGGCTCAAGTTCAGCCGAGTCATAATCTCTGAATAGCTCAATCTATCTGCATTGTTGAATAGCAGCAGGATAACAGCCTGTAAAGTACAAAATTTTCTATTCATAAACATGAGTAATGAACCAATGATTGTTATGTACAATACTTCCATTGTGCTGACTTTTCTTTTGGGTTGCTGGGAAGGAAATCACCTGACTTGTGGATACAATTAGTTCAATGGTTTTTGGTTCAAAGTTGCCATTGACATTGCATGTCCCCAATGAGTAAATCCACCTAAGTCTTCTTGTCTTTCTCCCGTATCTTAAATCATAAAAGCTCTTGAAAACTTCCATGCATTTAATCTGtgaaaagacaaaaataaaataaaatatacagtAAGGATGGAAACTTGAAGTAATTCACTATGTTCTTACCATCATGGAAGGGAGATTGAGATCAAATGTTTTGTAAGTTGGCCAAGACCCTGTAGTAAGGACAGTAACTGTGATGTCCATTCCAAGATTTTGAATTTCCTTATTATGAAGATACTTCAAAAATTGACTTTGACATTCCCTGGCCAATATCATGTCATTAACCTGCATGCATGACAGTTGTATATGCCATGTTACCACGACGTTATATTATCAAACCAAGAAAAGAAGATAGTACTAAAATTTAGTTAGTTTGGCAATGAAATCAACTGACCATTCTCTCCATGTTCAATGTGAAATTTCCCCCAAGCTGTTGCTTTAGCATTGATAAAAGAATCCTCTCCTGCTCCTCATTAGCATCCGGGGTAAAAAGTAATCTGCAGGCAAGATTCTTCCTGCAATTATAGAatgcataaataaataaataaataaatagttcTTGTACTACAATATGGAGGCTGAAACAAATGTAAAAATTTACGATGATAAAAGTTTGACCTGCAATATTTTGCAAAAAGATCCTTATCATTGATATAAACAAGCAACTTGACTACCTGCAGGAGATTAAACAAATTTGTCAACACAATTCATAGCAATGGGAATCTGatgaagaaaatataaaaagtacCTTGTCAAGATTTTCTTCAATTGCTTCATCACTCAGCCTCTCACTCCCTCTCCTTTTTAGGATATTATCACAAAATGCAGCTAATAGTTCTGCAGTGGTACAGCCTGCAACAGTTTTATTGCAAAATATCACAAATGCTTCCTTCAGTGCCTGTTGAGACAACCAAAATCaaatatatcatttaataaCTTATGATATTTAGAGTATTTGTTCTTCAAAGAAACTAACAGAATATCAAAATTGCCTCAAACCTTGTGAAACTTAGTATCAATCATAAAGCAATCATTGACATATGCCATATACTTGTCATGGGCCTCGATAATTTTTCTGATTAGTACCTGCTACATGACATGATTATACTTACAGCCTTACAGCTATTACtacaaaaaattgaaagaaaaaggcATGGAAACTAACATGTCCACGGATGCTAGACTCTCTTGCAGTCTGAAgtgaagaaaaatttttttgtcgGCATTTAGATAATCATTGACTAAAGTCAGAATAAGATGCATAACTACTGCAGGTATGCCAACACAAAGGGAATGCATATAAACCTGATTGTTAGCAGCTTCTTCTTCCTGTTGGATCAATACCGTACCTTCAGCTGTAATATGCTGCAATGGAAGCATAATCAACAATGCTATCATTGCAACAAGACCCTGAAAAAATAGTTGACTTTGATCCCAAACAATAAAACCAAAGAAACCAACCTTGTTGAATAAAAAGGCAAGAAGTCTCAAGAATTTAGGTATTTGCTGGGAAATCCTATAGACTCTAGAGAGATCTTCCACCTACACATAAATCAAAATGGTCAACCAGATGCTCATGAATGAAATGATGCTGCCGGTATAAGATAGTAAAACAAAGTTGTTTCGAAGTCTAGGTACACTCTCTTCTCCCTTGGGAGGCTCAAACTACACTTTGATCcccattattttttaaaaattgcacACTTCAAAGATGAAAATGTGTACGATACGGAGACTTTCCTATTTCTTGTCCTAGTTTACATATGATTTTCCTATTTCTGAGACTTGCATCAACAGCCAGTTTGGATCATGCATACAACACTACTATAGACTTTGGAactttataagaaaaaaaaatatagattttAGGGTGGAATCCAAAACTAAATAATGTTCAAAAAATCATATTGTCTTCCAAGGAACCAAAGTCAATAGTAAGATTGGGTTTGGTAAAACTTTTTGAAGAGGTGCTGAAAGCACAAGTACCTCATTTTACgtttgttaaattaaaaagtcCAAGTGTTTTTACTTGtggtttttaaaaattagtggTGCTTTTGAAAGCACCTAAGATAGAACTTTTTAAAGTTGACTTAtacttatcaaaattaaaaaaatctaatataataaatattcaaaattaccattattaattattaacaccagattttatttattttttcacatATATTCTTCGTCATTATATTGTTATTGAAATactcatatatttttaatttctcaaCCTAACCTTCACAAATTATAAGAAGatcttcatatattttttatttttcaacctAATCTTCACAATTTCAACACAAATACATCTCTATCACGTATTAGATATGAACTTCtatctatttatattattttgtgtgtgttatttttgtattttttagtaGATGTTTGTTTTTCTCTGTTATTTAAAACGTGAAGGAGACCTGATTTATGGAAAccaatcataaaatttttatacaCCAACTTGATAAACATTAgtcaaaattataataacaacatatatatatatatatatatatatatatatatatatatataattttacttgaGATATGTGTCCCattttttgtgatttataaAAGTGAGTCAatatatatacatgtcagtactAACATTGGATTACATACAAGTTTTATTATTGAGTATTGACTAATGATAactctatttatattaatataaagagtaaatcaaataaatatttaaattattggtctctaaaatttaaaaaaaattattcttcgttataaatatgtttattataatttttttaatttttaaaaactgtTTTACCAAACATAATTGTAGTGCTTGTGCTTATTAAAAGCTATTTTTTACGTGATTTTACCAAACGCAAGTGCTGCAACTTTTAAAAGACAGCTTTTATAAGCtacttttgaaaaataaaaattttaccaaaccaAGACTAAGAGTGATGAAAACTAATCAGCAGTTCGTGGGAGGAGTGTAATTTATAATTGTTACGGAAAAGCTCTGCATACAAGCCATTAGGGCTTGTATGCTTTACAAGTTTATTAAACGATAAATTTAAAATACGCGCTCCTCCACCTTCGTTCATTACACGCGCTATATAATATGCCGCGTATATCTAActtccaaatttaaaatatttgtttccttcttcgttttcgttattttgagatttggttgttcttcttctcgcgCGTCTTCCCTCATTCTTCTCCATCgatcttttccttttcttttctcactggtatgttcttcgtttacgttctctttttctctctctgcaACTCGAGCTTCGTTTTCTCTcttgattttttgttttctgaaatcaaatttcgaactcgttttgaagataatggatccTTCAAGCTCAGATTCTGTGCTGAATCCAGGCGATTtggattatgaatttgaatctaacgaagttcctgaggtttgatttacaGTAATTTGTATAGCATTGTGTAGTTTAAAAATTGCTGAACATTGTTTAATTACCTGAAATTTATAGCAGACGCTCGGGTGTATTATAtcagacatgattgggtgtgtttttagtttttgacatggtgtattctgcagcaTGTGTATTGACAGTTTATGGCTTTAAAGGTCATTCTGTAGTTGAGTTGTTTCGGTTCGGGTGTATCATATTAGACATTATTGGGTGTATTTGtatcatatctatgggtgtattcaCAGTTCTGACACGGTTTATTATGCAGCCTCTCTCTGTTGTTGATGACGAGCTTGTTCCGAAGGTCGGAATGACCTTTACGACCCTTGAAGATGCCGAAAAATTTTACAGGAACTACGCCAAGGCTGCAGGTttctctacaagagttcggtgcacaaataggaagggaaacgagattaagaatcaactgattacatgtagcagagagggaaatggaaatctaaaatatctccaaCTGAGAAGACTAATCCGACAGCCGGTTTAAactgtcctgcaagaatttatatacacacattgaaggatgtcggtgcttggatcatttcaaaggttgtgctggatcattcacacccctgctgtccaagcaaagcagagatgcccaaacagcacagggaactaagcatgtccattcgtcgtacgatagagaataacgacgaggccggtatcagaccaagcaaaacctaccaatcatttgttgcggCTGCCGGGGGTCACCGCGAGTTAAATTTCATCGAAAAGAACGTGAGGAATTACATTACCAGGGAAGTGCGGAATGTTTCCgaacaagaagatgcaaaggaattcgGGAAATATTTGTTAaggatgaaagagaagaatccgaatttcttttttgagctcGAACTCGAGGAGGATCAATCGATTAAGCTGGCCTTTTGGGCCGATGCTTCTGGCCGACGCAAGAAGCAGAGCCGCCTGTGAGTATTTCGGAGACGTCATTTCATTCGacaccacctacaatacaaacaggtaacaaactgtccctttttatgatgctaaattaatttatttttacgaATCCGCAGCAGAGGTGTATATTGGCTGTGTCATTGGGTGTATTCTAAGCATTTGTTGGGGTGTACCTAATGATTTTGCATTCTGGATCATGGTAATTCGtttcaggtataatttggtctgtggttcttttgtcggggtgaatcaccacggtcagtcaacacttctcggatgctctttgatgaagaacgaagaaattgaatcattcaaatAGTTATTTCAATCCtggcttcgttgcatgggaggaaacgctccgaaagggtttctcaccgatcagtgcgcatcaatgaaaagggctttagaggcctgtatgccaacaacagttcaccgctggtgtatttggcacatcatgaagaagattccaagcaaattaaacgggTACAAGGGACACGCCGATATCGAACAACAAATGAGccatgttgtttggaactctcacagcaaagactcattcgataggaattggaacgattttctggtgaattttggtcttgcggacaacaagtggctctcaggtaatgtgtttttaaattctgcagcagaggtgtaaattaTACGATCTATCGGGTGTATTTTACTGtgtgtgtttgggtgtattatgcagatctgtACGAAAACCGTCACATTTGGGTTCCTATCTATCTGGACCACCACTTCTgggcagggatgagaagcacacaaaggagcgagagcatgcattcattttttaacaagtacATCACCCGGAACAGCTCGCTCATTCAGTTCGTCAAACAGTACGATAATTGCCTCGGAAGCAGGgagcaagcagagagagaatcagatgctgcagattttcatacggtcataccgtgtgcaaccaaatcctccatcgaagctcagtttcaagatGCGTACACCCACGCAAAGTTTAGGGAAGTCCAAGCCCAATTCAGAGGAAAGGCGAATTGCATCACCAGATTAAAGAATTCCGCTCTAGGCTATTCAGTATACGAAGTCGGAGAACAAGTTTCCAGCTCAATATTGGACAAGTTCGCGGTTACCTACGACTCAGTTGCAGCCGAGGTAAAATGccaatgcttattattcgagtcGAGAGGGATACTGTGCCGTCACGCACTAAGCGTGTTAAGCTTCGAACAAGTAAGCCAAGTGTCCCCTAGATACATACTGgaacgatggagcaagaaggtaaagaggcgacacacacacatcaagagcagccacgacgagccactaatagagccaagaagcaagaggttCGACCAACTGGTTTTTCGTTCGCAAAATATTTGCGAATTTGCCTCCGAATCAGAGGAGCTGACTGCAATTCTGCACCGTGCGTACGATAACGTCATGGCCGAGATGGAAGCATTAAAAGCCAAAAGGAAGGGGACATCTTCTTTATCCCACGAAgacgccaacttggaatccgttaacgagcttcaaagcccgccaaggattcgaacaagaggacgtccaaaaaacaggctaggttcaaagctggagaaacagattgcaaatgccacaaagaagaagaagacgaaagttttaagcgaggtaaatgtaatgttctttaaatttgtggcgattgagtttatttttctagttaatagtttagctaatgcgtgagtgttatattcagataaacctgtttgatgctgcatcagcggCGCATTCAAGTTGCAGCCAATATCAGGGACAAGTTATAAATTATCAGTTCAGGGTACCAGCAGCAGGGGATAActctttgggtgtatagttATAAAGAGTATGGGTGTAAAATCACTGTtgcttttgggtgtatttttgttaattgaCAATTTACATATAGACACATATATAGATACATATAGAACAAAAGCTGTAAAAATTCACAGGTTATGGGCATATATTTCAGTTGatgtttttttttcatattttagtaCATGTATATTTTAATACAGCACAGACAATTGGGTGTATATTTTATTCAACCTCGGGTGTATTATTAGACGTGCGTTGGGTGTAACAGTTTATAATATGGGTATGCCTTGATTTTTTGCTTTATGTTTTACCACCTGTAATACAGTTTTTGAATACATCACAGACAGTTTACTAGCACAGATAGTTTAGCTATGGAAAAAAATATACATGGAATAGAAGTTGTTGATAAATGGCAAATATTTACATCATTTGTTCAATTTACAAACTACCCAGTTTCTATATCAGCAGAATTAATCTGACAAAACGGACTCAATAATACAGAGGATGGCTTCGACAGCCTTATAGCACTACTCTCTCTAATTGCCCGATCTCTCTGTGTATTCATCTCACTGAATAGTATCCGGGAAGCATACTCCACTCTATAGTGGTCCACCTCCTCCTACAATTAAAAAGTATGTTATGTTTAAACAGAAATATTAATTCAGTAAAGTAATACAGAGTTATATAGTTCTAAAGACAGTTACCTGTGTCCAATTATCCCATTCATACTTTCCCTTTTTAATGTTTTCCGGCTCTATTAACTCAAGCCACTTCATTACGTAGATAGCGCAGTCATAGCTGAAaacgaagaaaataaattacaaatctcaTTTAGGAAAGTTTAAGGTTCAGAGTCACAAATCTATACCTTGTTTTTTGGCCTGAAATTTTAACATATGGTGCTTTaatttccttctccttctcgcCTTTCTCGAGAGGTTTTCCGCCGGCATATGCTATCAATCTTGAAAATACATATCCCTTAAATACCAAAACAAGTCAGTAATACACCCGAATGAATGGGCAAGATACACCCAATCGAATATGGAATATACACCCAACTCAAATTTCAAAATAGACCTATCTATTAAAGTAAAGAAGACAGAGGGAACTTACAGTGAATTTATTAATGTCCTTTCTCTCATGGCTTGGAGCTTTTTTGTGTAGCGGGTCAAGTATTTGACATTTCCGCGTTCTTGTATTTATTAGCCATAACCACCAATGTCCCGAGTGGCAAACAGGAGCAAAAATCTGAAGGATTGCCACATTTCAACAGtctgttattttatttggcatATAAGTAAATAAGCGTACTAACAAATTTACGAAACAAAAACTTACATATGGATgcgaacttaatttttttctatctatGAAGGGAATGAAACTGGGGTAGGCTTCCACCATGAATTCTCTGTTCATTTTCGGAGATATGAATTCCCCCCTTGGGTGATCCGAAAGTGCCATGCTCTGCAAGAATTgcaatacaagaaataaaaacatgaaaatacACAACTTACACCCAATGTAAGctaaaaaatacacccaaatcaatgcataaaatacacccaaagttcGTAGAAGTAACACTTACCACAATATCGGGGGGGAGACAGTACATTTGTGCCTGAAAACCTCTTTTACTTTTTCTGGTTTAGGATGAGGCAGACGGCAGATACAACCtagaaatcaattttaaattaataaacatTGCAATTGACTTTGGTGTAAAATCATTAATGTTAGCCTAAAATTACCTGACATTCTATATCACTTTTTGCCTGGAGGGATGCAAGGTGCGTTCTCATCAAAATGTATTCTCCTTGGCCAATCAGAGTGCATATCTCCTCAAACTCGTCAGTATTGCCCTTTGCATCTTCCTTCAGTCTCGTCCCCCAGATGTAGCACTTTTCTTTCATATCATCCGGAATTTGATTTATTACCCCCGGGGTTTCAAACTTTGCAGAACTTTCTCCCCCAGTCTCCCTCTGAATTTGTGGACTTTCGTCTTTTCCCTTTGCTAACTTTTGGACCAAACTGTCCAATTGTTCTAGCATAGTTGCAGTTGCTGGAGATTTTTCCATTTCTGTCTCCTGCGTCGACGCCCCCTCCTGGCTTGAATCTGTCAATCCgaggctgaatgatggcatCCCCGGATCTGTTTTAGGAACATAGCTTGCTGTCCGTGCCATCATCAACAGGGCAGCAGCGTCCTCGGCGTCTGGATGACTGCATCATTATGTATAAGAATAAGAGTAAGAATAAGAATATACAAGCCAAGATTGATTCTAGTCTAATTAACTTACATTTTTGTTGGAGCTGGGGGAAGCTTGGGTGTTGTTTCTTGAAGTTGTTTGGGGGTTTCAGGAGTGCTGCACAGTTACACAAAATCGATCAGGAAGAGTATACACCCAAACTCTTagcaaatatacacccaaaccctaaacaaatatacacccaatacTATTTTCTTACGTTTCTCTAGCCCCTTCAACCTGTAGCATAGGGGTTGGTTCGGAATCTGCGTCAGTTGTTGTTTGCTGGGATGGCGGCACAAAAAACTGGATCGGGACTctaaacaagaataaaaatgaaaggttaacaacgtatttgaaaataataaggttataaggttgaaataTTCTTGGATAACTCACATTGCAAGCGCTTCCGACGGCGTTTGTTCCCTAACAACCATCATATTCGAATCATCCGGAGTCaacctaaaatacacccaaagaaggTCAACAAATACACCCgaacaattcaaaaagaagacgggctttgttttttgagaacttacatagttgcagtttttgcttttttttgctgccttttttttcttgaataaaataataaagggcttttttttctaaaaaaatatatacagaattagaagtagaagttattagaagaagaaaagtaacggttatttgaaagagaaattacatgctCTGAGACGGCTGGTTTACACTACTCTGTTCTGTGCGTCTTTGAGAGGAATTATCATCACTTCCCAAGTTGACAGCCGGTAGTCTAAACAGATTTCATGTTATTCAAAAGAAATATACATCCAACTTAGTGAACAAGATACACCCAACTTGATGCACAAAATACACCCATATTGTTTCACAGAATACATCCAAATCACgataacaagattttattaaataataaagcttCTTACGTTTCAGAGGACACATAGCGACCTTCTGTCGATCGCAGGTCAGCCTGGTTGTCCCTGCGAAACAAGATACAATTATTAGcaaacaaaagacaccaaaatcTCAAATACACAGCACAGCAAGACATACCCCTCTGCAGCAGATTTATGAACGTTTTCCCCTAGCAATTCATCGAGTTCGTCACTCGATATTTCATATGTCTCACTACATTCATAAAATAAGacgttaataaaaataattacgaTGATAGACCGTAGGATAGCTTACGAGGTACTGTACCCGTAAAAGTATTGATCTTCTTCAGGAGGTGAATCCTCCACaactacttttttctttttttgtggtgttctgggtggaaaaaaaaaacagtaccaatcagaaataaaaaattaattttatcacagaATTTTATCCAAAGAAGTGCTTACTCTTTTGgagttgtttttgtttctttctttttcttctccttctccgcAGGAGATGATTCTTCGCTCCTATAAGTCAATAACAGACGCTTCAGTTAATACACGAAATCTTTATAACGAagccaaaagaaaggagtaataatttcaggacaTTACTCGTCACTTGGTTCAGATTCAGATTCTGAATCAGAATCTGACTCCTCTTCcctctgctttctttttcttgagtcCATTCTGCAGGCAAACAATcatcatttagaacatactaaaaatacacccaattgAATTCACAAGACACACCCAACTGAGTatacaatatacacccaacgcaGCAAACGAAACACACCCTGCTTAATAAACTACATACACCCAACGTGGacaaacaaaatacacccaaacccaaaaagaaattacacccaagtatggtacttactttttcccctttttgaCGGGGTGTTTAATTCCCGAATCCTCCGAGTCTTCTTGAGCCTcagactcagaggtagaagTGTCACTGTCGGTAGTTTCTGTCTCCGAAAACGATGTTGAGCTCGCcttcctttttttgttttttttatttcttgttctttttgttttttttttctttttttctcattttttcttttgtctctGCCAAATTCAGAATCCCCTGAAACatgagatattttagttagcaCCATTCGGGTAAATAAAGTACACCAACTTATTATGATTACTCACCaaaatttcctctctctcttcattcattcttttcaccAACTGCTCCTTAGTCCAGTTGGCAATCCATGGCTTTGGTGGTCTTTCACCCCTGTTCTTGCGTTTGTTTTTTGAAAGGTGAAAGTAGATTATCATCAGGGCGAAGAGGCAGCCATTGattgccttcttcttcttctcctggTAGTCTGTTATGCCCCTGATCATGAAGGTCAAAACATGCCCCCCCCCAGTTTCTCTCCTCTATGCCGTCCATATTAAAAATCGGGACCAGGTGCACGGGCGATATTTTGTTTATCGTCGTTGGCAAAAGGAACGCCATCTGTATGTAGAGGATGAATATCCTCTTGAACATCAGGCGTTCCTCTTCGTTGCCAACGCCGATTTCCATCATTTCATCGGTAAGACTTTTGAGGGTCTTACCCTGGAATCttctataaattattttgtcatcatcagaaagtttcttatagtcaactttctcaggaaatagatctcctacaaaaaggaaGACAACAAAGCATCCAAGTCAGTTCAAATACACCCAAGCATCAGGTTAATATACACCCAAGCAACAACTTAATATACAT includes:
- the LOC130963537 gene encoding cullin-1-like, producing MMVVREQTPSEALAIVPIQFFVPPSQQTTTDADSEPTPMLQVEGARETTPETPKQLQETTPKLPPAPTKIHPDAEDAAALLMMARTASYVPKTDPGMPSFSLGLTDSSQEGASTQETEMEKSPATATMLEQLDSLVQKLAKGKDESPQIQRETGGESSAKFETPGVINQIPDDMKEKCYIWGTRLKEDAKGNTDEFEEICTLIGQGEYILMRTHLASLQAKSDIECQSMALSDHPRGEFISPKMNREFMVEAYPSFIPFIDRKKLSSHPYGYVFSRLIAYAGGKPLEKGEKEKEIKAPYVKISGQKTSYDCAIYVMKWLELIEPENIKKGKYEWDNWTQEEVDHYRVEYASRILFSEMNTQRDRAIRESSAIRLSKPSSVEDLSRVYRISQQIPKFLRLLAFLFNKHITAEGTVLIQQEEEAANNQTARESSIRGHQVLIRKIIEAHDKYMAYVNDCFMIDTKFHKALKEAFVIFCNKTVAGCTTAELLAAFCDNILKRRGSERLSDEAIEENLDKVVKLLVYINDKDLFAKYCRKNLACRLLFTPDANEEQERILLSMLKQQLGGNFTLNMERMVNDMILARECQSQFLKYLHNKEIQNLGMDITVTVLTTGSWPTYKTFDLNLPSMMIKCMEVFKSFYDLRYGRKTRRLRWIYSLGTCNVNGNFEPKTIELIVSTSQAVILLLFNNADRLSYSEIMTRLNLSHEDAGRLLHSLSCSKYKILNKEPNTKSISPNDIFQYNSKFTDKMRRIKIPITQHEDKRKMVEDLDKDRQYTIDAAIVRIMKSGKVLGYKQLLSECVKMLSPLFKPEIETIKKRIEHLIATDYLERDRDNQNIFKYVA